The DNA window GATgtctaaattttgatattggtatatatttaataaatttcttaatacaaatacaCTATTTGAGCAAATGTTATTGAGTTAAGCCGACTCCCCCTAAATTACATAGTAGTGTATAGTACAACACTAGTATTaatttgtaagaaaatattaactttttttcttttttatgacaagggaaatccgcagccgctaccctttgggtgcgaacagggtaaaacccccgctcctatgcaatagctcgcaaaccaaaAATATTAACTTTTATTCATGTAGACTAAACTTAGATCGAAATAAACTTAACTTTCAGCCACTAATATTTGCATTAAGATAGACTTTCTACATCACATTTTTTGGGTGCCACTTTTTTCCTGAACCCTGCTAACGCAATATGTTTTGTGCATTAAactgtcttttttttattattattattataaatgggAAATTGAAAGGTTCACTAACCGCATTAAGGAGATCGACACATGATCGAAGTCCTCTCCCTCCACTGTTGCATCCCTTCAAAACAGATCGATCACAATATCTTGTTAATTTACTCACCTATTACTAGATAGAGAGAtgtaatcaaaatttaaattttataggtTCAACTTCGATCATTAcgtttttttaaatattgaattcatttcacttttgaagttATATGTTCATGAATTTGGCATCCGCTATGAGAGTTGTTGGTTCAAAATTAAGTTACTTAAAAGATGATTATATATAGGTACGTAACTCTATTTAATAAGCCTTGAGATAAATGACAAGTAACCTACTCTAACaagttaatttaatttataccATGGTGTAAATAACTTTTAGcgttataaatatatatatatatatatatataattagtaaaattattaaaaagaaagttAAAAGGTTTATGAGTTTATTTACCACAATCAGATGATCCTCCTTTTGGCACACTGAAGAGACTTGCTCAAGAAAATCTGGATTTTTCACCCTTcctagcaaaaaaaaaaaaaaaaaaccttctcacactagaaaataatttataagaaaaaaatacacaaaaacaatgaaagtaaaaaaaaaaaaaaaaaaccttgttCATTGAGAAACATGTAAGGAATATTTATGGCTTTATCAATATGTCCTCTATTATACTCTTCAACTGTCCTGTAAACATTGAATTATCAAGATATCCTAAAATATCACAAATTAGTTTACTTttactagatttttttttattttcttttaaatagaCTTTACAATTACGTACTCACCTCACATCTAAATAAGTGTGACCTGAAGAGAGCAAATCCTTTGCACTAATCACATCAACATTTGAAACATCCTCATTGCTGCGCaccaaaaaatacatatattataagATCGATCAAAAATATAACGATCGATCAGAATAATAAGATCGGTTAGAAATGAATTAGTATAACGATCTATTAACAAGAGAATTAAGCATTAGAATTTTGTGTTAATTACCTCTTTATTGAATCCATTTTATGCTTATATATTGAAGTAGATACAtcttttcaaacttaattttcttGGTTTTATAGAAGCTGCTCATTGTATGTTTGGCTGTTGACCTTCTTCTtattgtaataataataataataataataataagagaaGAATAATTGCATAATTAATTGCTTTGTTATAATTAAGTGATAATACTTCTTCCTTAATTGAACTTGGCAACAAGTCACGTCAATTACGCAAATCCGTTGACTTTTAATTTGTTCACAAATCAATTATAGCTAATTTCTCATCTTGTTTGCCTTGCTGGACTTTAACTAATTGATCTCTGTATATTAAGTTCGTCGGTGTGAACTTGTTCATATTACTAGTTCCAATTTCGGATAAAGGAAAAGGGTTATCGAGGGTTAATCAAAAACAACTTTTCTCTACCCTATAAAGATAGGAGTAAGATTGCATATATCTTATCCTGCTCAGATTTTATTTATGAGATTACACtagatttattgttgttgttgcctTGCTAAACatggaaataataatattattgggaatataattaaataataaaagtgtacTCTCTCTAACAGCTTAAGTGTTTAGATGAGATGGTGCCACACTTTAAACATAGTATTAGATCGAATCTCACCGCCACCCaaatcaaaaagaattttcacGTGCTTGACCCATAAAAAAGAATCAATTAAATAACTctaacaatttaactttttagCTGAGATAATCACACATTTCAACACATCTTTATTcattaaaattgttttatttatatcacaAACTCAATCACTATTACAAAGGAAGTACAATACATAATAGCATAGAATTattgaaaattcaaaacataacataaaaacacacacacacacacacaatttATTCCACAAGGATTATTTTTGGTACAtccaaaatcaagaaacacatcAATTTATCCCATAgtgataaattaattaaattttgtatggaTTGAGTGCAGCTTCAAATTCAGAAGTGTCAGTGAAGAAAATCTTCAAATACTCAGTGTATGAAAATGGCTTGTATTTAGGAGGATTAGTTTCACTTAAAAGTGCTTTAGCTGGTTCAATTATGCATTCTCCATTACAAGCAGGACTAGTTAAACATCCAACAGACATTCTATCTCTCACTGAATTTGTAGCCACTCTATGTATTCCACTTTCTAACTTCCCATTGCTTATCACctgagttaaaaaaaaaaaaaaagaatttacaatTTAGTCAAATTTTGTGTCGACCTATAAATGCACTCGTTAAAATTATGATGAGTGAAAGTGTTAAAAAAAGACTAGATGATCGATCATACCTAAAATCACATGAAAACAAGTTGTTTTGAAAGAACTATAATTTCTTGgaatcaaatatatatagataaccTAGGCCataatagaaaatcaaaaaGATCCATATAACTTATATCCAGGATCAGAGCTAGTAAGGGTCCAGAGGTTCATTTGAATTACCTTCAACAAaaagttatattatttatatattgttaAAACTACTCTCTCTcatacactacaagaaaagtgtaaattacatggggattttcctgggtattactattaaaatttgcaggaaaataagtttcctgcgaattttcatactaatcctcatgtaattcacactttttttgtagtgatatgacttactttctttttagtcaatcccaaaaaagaatgacaaatttctatattaagtagcaattttactttaaaatatccATTTTACCTCTAATAAAGTGATTTATAGTcatacaaatttctatcatttattttaaaccataagttttaaaagtcttactttttttcttaaactccatcctgagtcaaactacctcacaagATGGAGTATTTTTATGCGTAAATAGTAAATGTTGAACCCCCTTTACTACTTCATAGTTTGAACCttcttaatgaaaattttagCTCCGCTACTGCTGATATCTATTATTTGAtattaaattagttttaattttgttagtaATTGCTTTTCTTGGAATGTTTAACCTTATCATAGCTTTACATTCCAACAAAAATACTTATGTTTTATTCGTTTGTATCAATTTATATGattcacttttttaaaattgatcttaaaaaaaataacatatttctacatttaataaaaataagtattCTATTTATAATGTCGCAAACACATATGATATATTTTAGACCatacatttcaaaaaattatttttttaaaaattccgTGTCACGTCAAAATTTATAAATACCTTCAAAACCATGCCATTGATGCAAACCAATGCACCAGGAATAGGCTCAACAGCAAGCCACTGTCCATCTTTTTGACGGCGCACATGTAAGCCGCCCAATTCTTGTAAAAGCAAGTTGATGACTCCGCCGTCATTATGTTCCACGGCTCCAGCCGTTACAGTCGGGTCGGGGCATTTTGGGTAAAGGTTGATAGCCATATACTGAATATGGCTCAGCTCATTTGCAAAGTAGTCCTTTTCAAGTCCCAATCCTTCACACATTAGCTCCAAAATTCTCAAATTTGCCTTCCTCACTCCCTCAGTATACTTTCCAATCACttccctattattttaatagtaATAGTGAGACATTTCGTAGCGAATTCTTATTAATTGAGCTTCAAATCAGATATCAAACATATATCAgatggaatttttttaaaaaaatattaaggcCTAGTTGATATTGTTGGGGATCGAAAGTGATTATTATAGTTAATGTtaagaagtcccacatcggtagaGGGATGGGAgtttggtctccttatatggacttggacacaCCTCCCCTCATGAACTagtttttggggttgagttaggcacATGTGTCATATCATTATATGGTATTAGAGCAAGCTGCAACGATCCTAAGATTGAATCTCACTACCACCCAAAattaaaaaggggaaaaaggataaatatacccatgaactatcgtaaatggtatgtagatNACCGGTAGAGGGATGGgaatttggtctccttatatggacttggacacaCCTCCCCTCATGAACTagtttttggggttgagttaggcacATGTGTCATATCATTATATGGTATTAGAGCAGGCTGCAGCGGTCCTAAGATTGAATCTCACTACCACCCAAAattaaaaaggggaaaaagaacaaatatacccataaactatcgtaaatggtatgtagataccctccgtcatatttttgggacattggtgcccctgccgttcaaaaactagagcatatatgcccttcactctaacggaattatgacggagggtatctgcataccatttttTCCACGTGGTTGGCCCATGAAAAAAATATCAGATCCGCACGCGAGGGGGAGTGTTAAGAAATCCCACAAAATATGAGTATAATAAGTGCAAATGACCCCACAAAtatatgacatgtttaaggtactttatttattaaattatgaaATAGAGTGATATTAGATTTAATACTTACCTATATTGTGCTGGCTTTTCAGGCCAAGAATTAATTCTATCTTCTTTGGTAGGATGAGTACAATGAGCAAAAGTGTCTTTCCAGAAAATAACTTCTTTATCATTTTTGCCATTCTTCTTAGGTTTATATTCCTTTTCAATATAAAGCTTTGGTTTCTGGTCAAGATTTGGCTCAAATTCACTCaactcttcttcttcagtaTACTTTTCCAAGTCCTCAATTGGCAACTTGAAAAATTCATCACAAACTTTAAGGACATCACCAATCAACTCTTGTGGCACTCCATGGTTAATCACCTGATGACATCATaaacaacaatataattatcgatttaatttatatacactGACAAAAACTAGTACACATTATTATCAGATAAATTTAACGTGTTATAACAAGTTACTTGCATATACGTACAGTCAAACAACCTCTCTATAGCTGGCATCCCTCATCTATAACAATATTTCACTataacaatcattttttttttttgtggagcCGATCTTTCATGTTAATTATAACAACATTTCAATAACGAAATATCATAACAAACAATGTTGTTATAGAGATGTTTGACTCATGTATTGTAGGTTACCAATGAATGTTTAAATAAAGCTACTTGCAATTGCATCGTGATGTTTGAATCAATTTACGTGCACTTCTCAATTAATTACATGGAAAACCTAGCTACTACCTCCACCAACATATATAAGTATCATGCAATTACATTTTAAATGAcctaattgtataaatatttttccaacatatataagtatcatgcaattatattttaaatgacctaattgtataaatatttttcacgTACGTATACTATATCAGTGCATAAAACTTAAAACTCTGTAAATACCTGAAAAACTCCATAGTCTTGAGAAGCTTTGATGATTTGCTCAGCTATGTGGGCAGAATTAGGATGTGACAAATCAATAACTGGAATGTCTTTACCAATTGGGACATTtacattcaatcttttctcTGTAGGCACCACATACCTTTCAGGCACAGTGTTCACTTGTGAAGCCCAACTAGAGACCAGAGATGCCATTTTTTGGTTTTCTTAAAAGTATAGATGATTGTAGAGAATTGAGAATATACTAACTGTGAACAATTCTTAATTCATACCTCATTTTATAGTGGTCCTTGCCAAATATTTTAATGCTACAATAAAATATTGGtgcactctttgtaaatgtatCGGTTAAGTCCGCTAGTGATATTATTCTTTTTGGATCTAGATTCACATGGTATTAAAATGTATCACTAGGATGTAACACATGTTTACTTATTTACCCAACACTTTTCCTGTGTTTTTCCCAATGTGAAACTTCTTATCATAATCTAGTATGTCAGTTGTCGAATACACCCATAGCAGAGCTATAGTCACCTCAGGGTGTGTCCAACTGGACACCCTTCATCGAAAAATTacgttgtatatatatgttaaattcGGTgttttaaaggatatatatttaaagttggatACCCTTGACAAAAGCTACGTCATTGATGCAGTGGTAATGTGTGTTCATTTGAATCAAGTAGTTTCGGGTTTGGACCTCTTTGTAgcataatgtttttttttttacaacagGTCACTTGTACACACATCATTATTCTTGGACACCTTTGATAAAATGTCTGGCTCCGCCACTACTGATATACCCACTCTGACTCAACGTCCTCGATGAAGTTTGTCGTTGCCTATATAGAATCAGTCCGAGGTTTCCCTGCCTTATCGAAATTTGTCTAAACTCGATTGAACTCTTATCCACATCGACAAGGCTTACTCAGGAGTGGCTTTGATACCATCTATAATGATCTAACCCACTAATGACATTGTCTGCTTTGTGCCTAGGTACACACAACTTTCTATCACATTACTCAAGTGTAAAATATGCTAACTTATTTGCCGGTATGTAAATTCTTATTCTAAGCTAGAGTGTTGCAGTAAAAATATCTATCTATAATAGTCTCCTTCAAATATTGATTAATTGATTATGACCACTATAGATCAAGTGTTATATTATCACGAGGAGACTCAGATGTAAGAAGCAAGTTACTtcctttgttttaatttatatgatattgttttctttttaatgaaCTTCTATAGTCACATAGTTTAAAAGTCTTTCATTTTCTCTTAAACAATATTGTGATAAATTAGGACGGAAGCAGTACAATTAcggatttctaccattaaacttgaatttttttaatttttaattaattgcaACTAATTATggattttattaaaaatgaaatagattttttaaaaaaccataTATAATTGCAGCTAAGAGATCTCCTACAGGTTCTTATTAATTCTGTAACACCTATTATGAATTCGTTTGGAGTTTTTTGTTACAAAACGCAGTATCCAACAAACAaggttaaattaaaaaaattgaagtgagTATGATATCATGAATTACAACGGAGATTAGTAGTACTATCATGAGTCGTAGTAAAatgaatttatctttaattagatGTTTCAGATTTAAGCTTTCagaatagagaaaatcatattgTGAGCATCACCCCTTAGTCATGTAATGCGGAATCCAACTTTAATTGGGTCCCAATACGTCCAGTACCAGACATTAGATGGAAATAAGAAAAACAGAGATTAGtcgtattaaaaaataaataatcttgATTATATGAACAAGacaaatgaaattattttgtcACAACCATTTTAAAAATGAACTACTCACTATCTTCCAACGAGCTTCCTGTTCTGTTTACATAATTAATAGCAAATTACGGAAGATATGTTGGTATGTAAAGAAGCGAAGTCTTATATCTTAGTTAcgcattttaaattaaaatcagGTGAGCCTAGATTCAGAGCAAATAATATCACTTATAAATTGGGTTGTTACATATTGTATCGATCAGAGTTACTCCACATGCAATCTTAAATGTTGGTGGGAAAAATCTTAACAAAAATTCTGAGTCCCAAAGGGAGTGGGGTATATATAACATTCTAGATGAATCTCATATCGACAAGCTGAAATGGAACATATATTGAATATCTAAAGAAACAAGTCTTAAAACATATTACACTCGACACctattaggaaaaaaatatatttacaaataCCCAATAAATATGCACTTTATTGTGCACCTCAAGGTAATACAACTCACATAATGTATACGTCAATGGTATACAACAAAACAAATGTGATTCAACTACTGCAGTTAAGATATACAAAATGTGAATTGTACATTCCAAAGGTATACAATGTATATAATTGCTGctagaggcgtatccaggatttcaGAAGGATGGGTGTACTATTATGAAAAGATGCctctaagatataaatttgatcgatttAATCTTTACGTTCTTAAcataaaaatgttaaattttaaaaattataagccaacatatataatactactagttttaaattttaatatacacatttgattaaattatataagaaaatttatcgtgctaattt is part of the Solanum stenotomum isolate F172 chromosome 8, ASM1918654v1, whole genome shotgun sequence genome and encodes:
- the LOC125873053 gene encoding protein HIGH ARSENIC CONTENT 1, mitochondrial, coding for MDSIKSNEDVSNVDVISAKDLLSSGHTYLDVRTVEEYNRGHIDKAINIPYMFLNEQGRVKNPDFLEQVSSVCQKEDHLIVGCNSGGRGLRSCVDLLNAGYKDVRNLEGGYSAWVDNEFKGDEAAQQFKTACKFRP
- the LOC125873054 gene encoding hyoscyamine 6-dioxygenase-like, which translates into the protein MASLVSSWASQVNTVPERYVVPTEKRLNVNVPIGKDIPVIDLSHPNSAHIAEQIIKASQDYGVFQVINHGVPQELIGDVLKVCDEFFKLPIEDLEKYTEEEELSEFEPNLDQKPKLYIEKEYKPKKNGKNDKEVIFWKDTFAHCTHPTKEDRINSWPEKPAQYREVIGKYTEGVRKANLRILELMCEGLGLEKDYFANELSHIQYMAINLYPKCPDPTVTAGAVEHNDGGVINLLLQELGGLHVRRQKDGQWLAVEPIPGALVCINGMVLKVISNGKLESGIHRVATNSVRDRMSVGCLTSPACNGECIIEPAKALLSETNPPKYKPFSYTEYLKIFFTDTSEFEAALNPYKI